From one Mytilus edulis chromosome 1, xbMytEdul2.2, whole genome shotgun sequence genomic stretch:
- the LOC139521003 gene encoding uncharacterized protein isoform X24 has translation MAANDVLYNEKEIYFFQQEVKRKIPKRCRKAPEELPEALRFAHPNPKVAAYLASKNREALKHQEQDPFGDGLGKKSLLPNINQSVTNIKNRLDSALSNDEDSQKYLFEDTKSTSYTILQQLAKYLYSYDDIADHVPKSLEYQLMSTWKELTNDVIYVQREWQTVEIKEQYFNSLRDTHSDDEDDDVLGGRTSVLDKSSKPKVKKISNRPLIPEIIEDDSKGDNRMPKRSDSRMSTQSVARSKLEVRAGGRASRDHRGSRISPNQPIYKPRKVAGLRSPNIRKGLHDDAYSNIAETPSDPRSTALVTISFSLKDKKGVIMDNNVEEVDRKKLQEEYEAFKELIKTVKQQQQDDLDEGKDKPVVVRYYGDHKKEVLLKYRKSPVKTDSPVLGKSGKIRIPIIGDDRNEGKQLIQATVHDGTSFVYYPSGKPAIMFSSAGYGRPGYYLVAYDDGNNPRMLACFTPCGKGVCFSNTSKNIRFLSTAKGGHLTDTEGSVIQRWKWPMGSVKLGTPVILQLNSHLVFRCYSQTSMAIVFNCQKETAKFPILPYTGAVEKEDNEQLLTGINFTSRAAKELMRIFAPKTKTKNRGKQKKVKAHIAEMQKLLEFPDKLQYEHESERDLARLQRKAKNLVDDWMEHYRVTIGLISPDISRMKDRPEFTDYRRKIQSARISERLDRDPASQRPVLDLATDRRIRAPSAPLVLSRTTPKDTARKSAVASVVKFDDEPHEIGDDDVSPTALAVLERLTQSAGKRSTRSTRTSLSSAPVSRQLTSLSHIDLSSVKVHCPIAIRQQLLGLERPSCRCSRHYIPQITDIEYDDFVSTEAPESQVIVISVISSLFPYVNSAEDMLEEIYMNQNRNRTKPCVQGRNDTYRIFQYDINTAAEGSHHTTPLLLTRHNVVPGMILMYMNGHLSFCDHIFNGYGNARRDFKKQVMKTRLQAMQGFALPRDFRFSPVKGKSGMRSAWGGEIGGTGVDHWGNPGMSVDSALMPIQRPLTSSTDEDRVDRLRENTNIQQVKWIRYSVH, from the exons ATGGCAGCAAATGATGTGCTTTACAATGAAAAAGAAATCTATTTCTTTCAACAAGAGGTGAAAAGGAAGATACCAAAACGTTGTCGTAAGGCACCAGAGGAGTTACCAGAAGCTTTACGATTTGCACATCCAAATCCTAAAGTAGCTGCCTACTTAGCTAGCAAGAACAGGGAAGCTTTAAAACACCAGGAACAAGATCCATTTGGCGATGGATTGGGAAAGAAAAGCTTGCTGCCAAATATTAACCAGTCAGTCACAAACATTAAAAATCGATTGGATAGTGCCTTGTCAAATGATGAGGActcacaaaaatatttattcgAAGACACTAAAAGTACATCATATACTATTCTTCAGCAGTTAGccaaatatttatattcttatGATGATATTGCTGATCATGTTCCAAAAAGTTTGGAATATCAGTTGATGTCAACATGGAAAGAATTGACTAACGATGTAATTTATGTACAGAGGGAATGGCAGACGGTGGAAATTAAAGAACAGTATTTTAATTCACTGCGGGATACTCATAGTGATGACGAAGACGATGATGTCCTTGGCGGTAGAACTTCAGTGTTAGATAAATCTTCAAAaccaaaagtgaaaaaaatatcaaaccgACCTCTTATACCAGAAATAATTGAAGATgattcaaagggagataatagaATGCCAAAAAGAAGCGATAGTCGAATGTCAACTCAGTCAGTAGCAAGAAGTAAACTAGAAGTACGAGCAGGAGGTAGAGCATCAAGGGATCATAGAGGGTCAA GAATATCTCCTAATCAGCCGATATATAAACCTAGAAagg TCGCTGGATTACGCTCACCAAATATCAGAAAGGGATTGCACGATGATGCTTATTCCAATATTGCAGAAACGCCATCTGATCCAAGAT CAACTGCTTTAGTTACAATTAGTTTTTcattaaaagacaaaaaag GTGTAATAATGGACAACAACGTAGAAGAAGTAGACCGGAAGAAACTGCAAGAAGAATATGAAGCTTTCAAAGAACTTATTAAGACAGT AAAACAACAGCAACAAGATGATCTTGATGAAGGAAAAGATAAGCCAGTTGTAGTTCGTTACTATGGAGACCACAAAAAAGAAGTCCTTCTAAAATACAGAAAGTCACCTGTAAAAACAGATAGTCCAGTATTAGGAAAGTCAGGGAAAATCCGGATACCCATCATTGGAGATGATAGAAATGAAGGGAAACAACTCATACAGGCCACAGTTCATGATGGAACTAGTTTTGTTTA TTACCCCTCTGGAAAGCCAGCTATAATGTTTAGTTCTGCAGGATATGGTCGCCCAGGATATTACTTGGTGGCATATGATGATGGCAACAATCCTAGAATGCTAGCCTGTTTTACTCCCTGTGGCAAGGGTGTATGTTTTAGCAATACCAGTAAAAATATTAG gtttttgtCTACAGCAAAGGGAGGTCATTTAACCGACACTGAAGGTAGTGTTATACAGAGATGGAAATGGCCGATGGGTAGTGTTAAACTGGGGACTCCTGTTATATTACAG CTCAATAGCCACCTAGTGTTCAGATGTTATAGTCAGACAAGTATGGCCATCGTGTTCAACTGTCAGAAAGAAACAGCCAAGTTTCCTATCTTACCTTATACAGGAGCTGTGGAGAAGGAAGACAAT gaACAATTACTTACAGGAATTAACTTTACTTCAAGAGCAGCCAAAGAGCTTATGAGAATTTTTGCACCAAAAACCAAAACGAAGAACAGAGGAAAACAGAAAAAG GTGAAAGCCCACATAGCTGAAATGCAGAAGTTATTAGAGTTTCCTGATAAACTACAGTATGAGCACGAATCTGAAAGAGACTTAGCAAGGTTACAAAGAAAAGCAAA AAATTTAGTTGACGACTGGATGGAACATTATCGTGTAACAATAGGACTTATCTCCCCTGATATCAGCCGAATGAAAGACCGACCTGAATTTACAGATTACAGACGCAAGATACAATCAGCTAGAATATCAGAAAGACTGGACAGAGACCCAGCAAGCCAGAGACCAGTACTTGACCTGGCTACTGACAGACGAATTAGAGCCCCATCAGCACCATTAG TTTTATCACGGACCACACCTAAAGACACTGCAAGGAAGTCTGCTGTGGCATCAGTGGTTAAGTTTGATGACGAGCCACATGAGATCGGTGATGATGATGTGTCACCCACTGCATTAGCTGTCCTAGAGAGATTAACACA GTCAGCTGGTAAAAGATCCACTAGAAGTACTAGAACAAGTTTATCTAGTGCTCCTGTGTCTAGACAGTTAACAAGCTTAAGCCATATAGACTTGTCATCTGTCAAAGTCCATTGTCCAATAGCTATTCGACAACAGCTATTAGGATTAGAGCGGCCATCTTGTCGCTGCAGCAGACATTACATTCCACAGATCACTGACATTGAATATGATGATTTTGTTTCAACTGAAGCTCCAGAATCACAAGTTATTGTTATCAGCGTTATTTCATCATT ATTTCCATATGTTAATTCAGCAGAAGATATGTTGGAAGAAATTTATATGAATCAAAATAGGAATCGGACTAAACCTTGTGTTCAAGGACGGAATGATACCTATAGGATTTTTCAATATGATATTAATACGGCAGCTGAAGGGTCACATCACACAACACCTCTTCTTCTTACTCGGCATAATGTAGTTCCTGGCATGATTCTT ATGTATATGAATGGGCATCTGTCATTCTGTGATCATATATTCAATGGCTATGGTAATGCAAGAAGAGACTTCAAAAAACAAGTAATGAAAACCAGGTTACAGGCAATGCAAGGGTTCGCCTTGCCCAGAGATTTCAGATTCAG TCCAGTGAAGGGTAAATCTGGGATGAGATCAGCTTGGGGTGGAGAGATAGGGGGTACAGGAGTGGACCACTGGGGTAATCCTGGAATGTCCGTAGACTCTGCACTAATGCCAATACAGCGCCCCCTCACATCTTCGACTGACGAGGACAGAGTGGACAGACTCAGAGAAAACACAAATATACAGCAAGTCAA GTGGATTAGGTATAGCGTGCACTGA
- the LOC139521003 gene encoding uncharacterized protein isoform X26, which yields MAANDVLYNEKEIYFFQQEVKRKIPKRCRKAPEELPEALRFAHPNPKVAAYLASKNREALKHQEQDPFGDGLGKKSLLPNINQSVTNIKNRLDSALSNDEDSQKYLFEDTKSTSYTILQQLAKYLYSYDDIADHVPKSLEYQLMSTWKELTNDVIYVQREWQTVEIKEQYFNSLRDTHSDDEDDDVLGGRTSVLDKSSKPKVKKISNRPLIPEIIEDDSKGDNRMPKRSDSRMSTQSVARSKLEVRAGGRASRDHRGSTTALVTISFSLKDKKGVIMDNNVEEVDRKKLQEEYEAFKELIKTVKQQQQDDLDEGKDKPVVVRYYGDHKKEVLLKYRKSPVKTDSPVLGKSGKIRIPIIGDDRNEGKQLIQATVHDGTSFVYYPSGKPAIMFSSAGYGRPGYYLVAYDDGNNPRMLACFTPCGKGVCFSNTSKNIRFLSTAKGGHLTDTEGSVIQRWKWPMGSVKLGTPVILQLNSHLVFRCYSQTSMAIVFNCQKETAKFPILPYTGAVEKEDNEQLLTGINFTSRAAKELMRIFAPKTKTKNRGKQKKVKAHIAEMQKLLEFPDKLQYEHESERDLARLQRKAKNLVDDWMEHYRVTIGLISPDISRMKDRPEFTDYRRKIQSARISERLDRDPASQRPVLDLATDRRIRAPSAPLVLSRTTPKDTARKSAVASVVKFDDEPHEIGDDDVSPTALAVLERLTQSAGKRSTRSTRTSLSSAPVSRQLTSLSHIDLSSVKVHCPIAIRQQLLGLERPSCRCSRHYIPQITDIEYDDFVSTEAPESQVIVISVISSLFPYVNSAEDMLEEIYMNQNRNRTKPCVQGRNDTYRIFQYDINTAAEGSHHTTPLLLTRHNVVPGMILMYMNGHLSFCDHIFNGYGNARRDFKKQVMKTRLQAMQGFALPRDFRFSPVKGKSGMRSAWGGEIGGTGVDHWGNPGMSVDSALMPIQRPLTSSTDEDRVDRLRENTNIQQVKGYEKYVDHSPSPVRYHILDMKRHFSAPGRRLQGTVT from the exons ATGGCAGCAAATGATGTGCTTTACAATGAAAAAGAAATCTATTTCTTTCAACAAGAGGTGAAAAGGAAGATACCAAAACGTTGTCGTAAGGCACCAGAGGAGTTACCAGAAGCTTTACGATTTGCACATCCAAATCCTAAAGTAGCTGCCTACTTAGCTAGCAAGAACAGGGAAGCTTTAAAACACCAGGAACAAGATCCATTTGGCGATGGATTGGGAAAGAAAAGCTTGCTGCCAAATATTAACCAGTCAGTCACAAACATTAAAAATCGATTGGATAGTGCCTTGTCAAATGATGAGGActcacaaaaatatttattcgAAGACACTAAAAGTACATCATATACTATTCTTCAGCAGTTAGccaaatatttatattcttatGATGATATTGCTGATCATGTTCCAAAAAGTTTGGAATATCAGTTGATGTCAACATGGAAAGAATTGACTAACGATGTAATTTATGTACAGAGGGAATGGCAGACGGTGGAAATTAAAGAACAGTATTTTAATTCACTGCGGGATACTCATAGTGATGACGAAGACGATGATGTCCTTGGCGGTAGAACTTCAGTGTTAGATAAATCTTCAAAaccaaaagtgaaaaaaatatcaaaccgACCTCTTATACCAGAAATAATTGAAGATgattcaaagggagataatagaATGCCAAAAAGAAGCGATAGTCGAATGTCAACTCAGTCAGTAGCAAGAAGTAAACTAGAAGTACGAGCAGGAGGTAGAGCATCAAGGGATCATAGAGGGTCAA CAACTGCTTTAGTTACAATTAGTTTTTcattaaaagacaaaaaag GTGTAATAATGGACAACAACGTAGAAGAAGTAGACCGGAAGAAACTGCAAGAAGAATATGAAGCTTTCAAAGAACTTATTAAGACAGT AAAACAACAGCAACAAGATGATCTTGATGAAGGAAAAGATAAGCCAGTTGTAGTTCGTTACTATGGAGACCACAAAAAAGAAGTCCTTCTAAAATACAGAAAGTCACCTGTAAAAACAGATAGTCCAGTATTAGGAAAGTCAGGGAAAATCCGGATACCCATCATTGGAGATGATAGAAATGAAGGGAAACAACTCATACAGGCCACAGTTCATGATGGAACTAGTTTTGTTTA TTACCCCTCTGGAAAGCCAGCTATAATGTTTAGTTCTGCAGGATATGGTCGCCCAGGATATTACTTGGTGGCATATGATGATGGCAACAATCCTAGAATGCTAGCCTGTTTTACTCCCTGTGGCAAGGGTGTATGTTTTAGCAATACCAGTAAAAATATTAG gtttttgtCTACAGCAAAGGGAGGTCATTTAACCGACACTGAAGGTAGTGTTATACAGAGATGGAAATGGCCGATGGGTAGTGTTAAACTGGGGACTCCTGTTATATTACAG CTCAATAGCCACCTAGTGTTCAGATGTTATAGTCAGACAAGTATGGCCATCGTGTTCAACTGTCAGAAAGAAACAGCCAAGTTTCCTATCTTACCTTATACAGGAGCTGTGGAGAAGGAAGACAAT gaACAATTACTTACAGGAATTAACTTTACTTCAAGAGCAGCCAAAGAGCTTATGAGAATTTTTGCACCAAAAACCAAAACGAAGAACAGAGGAAAACAGAAAAAG GTGAAAGCCCACATAGCTGAAATGCAGAAGTTATTAGAGTTTCCTGATAAACTACAGTATGAGCACGAATCTGAAAGAGACTTAGCAAGGTTACAAAGAAAAGCAAA AAATTTAGTTGACGACTGGATGGAACATTATCGTGTAACAATAGGACTTATCTCCCCTGATATCAGCCGAATGAAAGACCGACCTGAATTTACAGATTACAGACGCAAGATACAATCAGCTAGAATATCAGAAAGACTGGACAGAGACCCAGCAAGCCAGAGACCAGTACTTGACCTGGCTACTGACAGACGAATTAGAGCCCCATCAGCACCATTAG TTTTATCACGGACCACACCTAAAGACACTGCAAGGAAGTCTGCTGTGGCATCAGTGGTTAAGTTTGATGACGAGCCACATGAGATCGGTGATGATGATGTGTCACCCACTGCATTAGCTGTCCTAGAGAGATTAACACA GTCAGCTGGTAAAAGATCCACTAGAAGTACTAGAACAAGTTTATCTAGTGCTCCTGTGTCTAGACAGTTAACAAGCTTAAGCCATATAGACTTGTCATCTGTCAAAGTCCATTGTCCAATAGCTATTCGACAACAGCTATTAGGATTAGAGCGGCCATCTTGTCGCTGCAGCAGACATTACATTCCACAGATCACTGACATTGAATATGATGATTTTGTTTCAACTGAAGCTCCAGAATCACAAGTTATTGTTATCAGCGTTATTTCATCATT ATTTCCATATGTTAATTCAGCAGAAGATATGTTGGAAGAAATTTATATGAATCAAAATAGGAATCGGACTAAACCTTGTGTTCAAGGACGGAATGATACCTATAGGATTTTTCAATATGATATTAATACGGCAGCTGAAGGGTCACATCACACAACACCTCTTCTTCTTACTCGGCATAATGTAGTTCCTGGCATGATTCTT ATGTATATGAATGGGCATCTGTCATTCTGTGATCATATATTCAATGGCTATGGTAATGCAAGAAGAGACTTCAAAAAACAAGTAATGAAAACCAGGTTACAGGCAATGCAAGGGTTCGCCTTGCCCAGAGATTTCAGATTCAG TCCAGTGAAGGGTAAATCTGGGATGAGATCAGCTTGGGGTGGAGAGATAGGGGGTACAGGAGTGGACCACTGGGGTAATCCTGGAATGTCCGTAGACTCTGCACTAATGCCAATACAGCGCCCCCTCACATCTTCGACTGACGAGGACAGAGTGGACAGACTCAGAGAAAACACAAATATACAGCAAGTCAA
- the LOC139521003 gene encoding uncharacterized protein isoform X2: MAANDVLYNEKEIYFFQQEVKRKIPKRCRKAPEELPEALRFAHPNPKVAAYLASKNREALKHQEQDPFGDGLGKKSLLPNINQSVTNIKNRLDSALSNDEDSQKYLFEDTKSTSYTILQQLAKYLYSYDDIADHVPKSLEYQLMSTWKELTNDVIYVQREWQTVEIKEQYFNSLRDTHSDDEDDDVLGGRTSVLDKSSKPKVKKISNRPLIPEIIEDDSKGDNRMPKRSDSRMSTQSVARSKLEVRAGGRASRDHRGSRISPNQPIYKPRKVAGLRSPNIRKGLHDDAYSNIAETPSDPRSTALVTISFSLKDKKGVIMDNNVEEVDRKKLQEEYEAFKELIKTVKQQQQDDLDEGKDKPVVVRYYGDHKKEVLLKYRKSPVKTDSPVLGKSGKIRIPIIGDDRNEGKQLIQATVHDGTSFVYYPSGKPAIMFSSAGYGRPGYYLVAYDDGNNPRMLACFTPCGKGVCFSNTSKNIRFLSTAKGGHLTDTEGSVIQRWKWPMGSVKLGTPVILQLNSHLVFRCYSQTSMAIVFNCQKETAKFPILPYTGAVEKEDNEQLLTGINFTSRAAKELMRIFAPKTKTKNRGKQKKVKAHIAEMQKLLEFPDKLQYEHESERDLARLQRKAKNLVDDWMEHYRVTIGLISPDISRMKDRPEFTDYRRKIQSARISERLDRDPASQRPVLDLATDRRIRAPSAPLARSCLKKVLSRTTPKDTARKSAVASVVKFDDEPHEIGDDDVSPTALAVLERLTQSAGKRSTRSTRTSLSSAPVSRQLTSLSHIDLSSVKVHCPIAIRQQLLGLERPSCRCSRHYIPQITDIEYDDFVSTEAPESQVIVISVISSLFPYVNSAEDMLEEIYMNQNRNRTKPCVQGRNDTYRIFQYDINTAAEGSHHTTPLLLTRHNVVPGMILMYMNGHLSFCDHIFNGYGNARRDFKKQVMKTRLQAMQGFALPRDFRFSPVKGKSGMRSAWGGEIGGTGVDHWGNPGMSVDSALMPIQRPLTSSTDEDRVDRLRENTNIQQVKEIYAKLGPMLSIEPFKRRGYEKYVDHSPSPVRYHILDMKRHFSAPGRRLQGTVT, encoded by the exons ATGGCAGCAAATGATGTGCTTTACAATGAAAAAGAAATCTATTTCTTTCAACAAGAGGTGAAAAGGAAGATACCAAAACGTTGTCGTAAGGCACCAGAGGAGTTACCAGAAGCTTTACGATTTGCACATCCAAATCCTAAAGTAGCTGCCTACTTAGCTAGCAAGAACAGGGAAGCTTTAAAACACCAGGAACAAGATCCATTTGGCGATGGATTGGGAAAGAAAAGCTTGCTGCCAAATATTAACCAGTCAGTCACAAACATTAAAAATCGATTGGATAGTGCCTTGTCAAATGATGAGGActcacaaaaatatttattcgAAGACACTAAAAGTACATCATATACTATTCTTCAGCAGTTAGccaaatatttatattcttatGATGATATTGCTGATCATGTTCCAAAAAGTTTGGAATATCAGTTGATGTCAACATGGAAAGAATTGACTAACGATGTAATTTATGTACAGAGGGAATGGCAGACGGTGGAAATTAAAGAACAGTATTTTAATTCACTGCGGGATACTCATAGTGATGACGAAGACGATGATGTCCTTGGCGGTAGAACTTCAGTGTTAGATAAATCTTCAAAaccaaaagtgaaaaaaatatcaaaccgACCTCTTATACCAGAAATAATTGAAGATgattcaaagggagataatagaATGCCAAAAAGAAGCGATAGTCGAATGTCAACTCAGTCAGTAGCAAGAAGTAAACTAGAAGTACGAGCAGGAGGTAGAGCATCAAGGGATCATAGAGGGTCAA GAATATCTCCTAATCAGCCGATATATAAACCTAGAAagg TCGCTGGATTACGCTCACCAAATATCAGAAAGGGATTGCACGATGATGCTTATTCCAATATTGCAGAAACGCCATCTGATCCAAGAT CAACTGCTTTAGTTACAATTAGTTTTTcattaaaagacaaaaaag GTGTAATAATGGACAACAACGTAGAAGAAGTAGACCGGAAGAAACTGCAAGAAGAATATGAAGCTTTCAAAGAACTTATTAAGACAGT AAAACAACAGCAACAAGATGATCTTGATGAAGGAAAAGATAAGCCAGTTGTAGTTCGTTACTATGGAGACCACAAAAAAGAAGTCCTTCTAAAATACAGAAAGTCACCTGTAAAAACAGATAGTCCAGTATTAGGAAAGTCAGGGAAAATCCGGATACCCATCATTGGAGATGATAGAAATGAAGGGAAACAACTCATACAGGCCACAGTTCATGATGGAACTAGTTTTGTTTA TTACCCCTCTGGAAAGCCAGCTATAATGTTTAGTTCTGCAGGATATGGTCGCCCAGGATATTACTTGGTGGCATATGATGATGGCAACAATCCTAGAATGCTAGCCTGTTTTACTCCCTGTGGCAAGGGTGTATGTTTTAGCAATACCAGTAAAAATATTAG gtttttgtCTACAGCAAAGGGAGGTCATTTAACCGACACTGAAGGTAGTGTTATACAGAGATGGAAATGGCCGATGGGTAGTGTTAAACTGGGGACTCCTGTTATATTACAG CTCAATAGCCACCTAGTGTTCAGATGTTATAGTCAGACAAGTATGGCCATCGTGTTCAACTGTCAGAAAGAAACAGCCAAGTTTCCTATCTTACCTTATACAGGAGCTGTGGAGAAGGAAGACAAT gaACAATTACTTACAGGAATTAACTTTACTTCAAGAGCAGCCAAAGAGCTTATGAGAATTTTTGCACCAAAAACCAAAACGAAGAACAGAGGAAAACAGAAAAAG GTGAAAGCCCACATAGCTGAAATGCAGAAGTTATTAGAGTTTCCTGATAAACTACAGTATGAGCACGAATCTGAAAGAGACTTAGCAAGGTTACAAAGAAAAGCAAA AAATTTAGTTGACGACTGGATGGAACATTATCGTGTAACAATAGGACTTATCTCCCCTGATATCAGCCGAATGAAAGACCGACCTGAATTTACAGATTACAGACGCAAGATACAATCAGCTAGAATATCAGAAAGACTGGACAGAGACCCAGCAAGCCAGAGACCAGTACTTGACCTGGCTACTGACAGACGAATTAGAGCCCCATCAGCACCATTAG CCCGTTCTTGCCTAAAGAAAG TTTTATCACGGACCACACCTAAAGACACTGCAAGGAAGTCTGCTGTGGCATCAGTGGTTAAGTTTGATGACGAGCCACATGAGATCGGTGATGATGATGTGTCACCCACTGCATTAGCTGTCCTAGAGAGATTAACACA GTCAGCTGGTAAAAGATCCACTAGAAGTACTAGAACAAGTTTATCTAGTGCTCCTGTGTCTAGACAGTTAACAAGCTTAAGCCATATAGACTTGTCATCTGTCAAAGTCCATTGTCCAATAGCTATTCGACAACAGCTATTAGGATTAGAGCGGCCATCTTGTCGCTGCAGCAGACATTACATTCCACAGATCACTGACATTGAATATGATGATTTTGTTTCAACTGAAGCTCCAGAATCACAAGTTATTGTTATCAGCGTTATTTCATCATT ATTTCCATATGTTAATTCAGCAGAAGATATGTTGGAAGAAATTTATATGAATCAAAATAGGAATCGGACTAAACCTTGTGTTCAAGGACGGAATGATACCTATAGGATTTTTCAATATGATATTAATACGGCAGCTGAAGGGTCACATCACACAACACCTCTTCTTCTTACTCGGCATAATGTAGTTCCTGGCATGATTCTT ATGTATATGAATGGGCATCTGTCATTCTGTGATCATATATTCAATGGCTATGGTAATGCAAGAAGAGACTTCAAAAAACAAGTAATGAAAACCAGGTTACAGGCAATGCAAGGGTTCGCCTTGCCCAGAGATTTCAGATTCAG TCCAGTGAAGGGTAAATCTGGGATGAGATCAGCTTGGGGTGGAGAGATAGGGGGTACAGGAGTGGACCACTGGGGTAATCCTGGAATGTCCGTAGACTCTGCACTAATGCCAATACAGCGCCCCCTCACATCTTCGACTGACGAGGACAGAGTGGACAGACTCAGAGAAAACACAAATATACAGCAAGTCAA GGAAATTTATGCTAAACTTGGGCCAATGCTATCAATCGAACCATTCAAGAGGAG